In one window of Gossypium arboreum isolate Shixiya-1 chromosome 4, ASM2569848v2, whole genome shotgun sequence DNA:
- the LOC108458907 gene encoding uclacyanin 1-like: MAVQRGLVCLAAIAMLFQLAIAANHTVGAPRGSWDTSTDLQAWAVSQTFSVGDNLIFKYTTNHDVLEVTKANYDSCGTSNPMKTHTGGNTVIPLSTPGKRYFICGTAGHCGQGMKIEVDTRAAAANSPKSPPGTPSGGSLPPKSSNGENLHTCITLGIGLMLMLV; this comes from the exons ATGGCAGTGCAAAGAGGATTAGTATGTTTAGCTGCCATAGCCATGCTCTTCCAGTTAGCCATAGCGGCCAATCATACAGTTGGAGCTCCCCGTGGAAGCTGGGATACAAGCACTGACCTACAAGCTTGGGCTGTATCTCAAACATTTTCAGTCGGGGATAATCTGA TTTTCAAGTACACGACGAACCATGATGTGCTTGAAGTTACGAAGGCAAACTACGACTCGTGCGGAACAAGTAACCCAATGAAGACACATACCGGTGGCAACACAGTGATACCATTGTCTACCCCAGGAAAGCGATACTTCATCTGTGGAACAGCAGGACATTGTGGCCAAGGAATGAAGATTGAAGTAGACACCAGGGCAGCGGCAGCAAATTCACCAAAATCGCCTCCTGGGACACCTTCTGGAGGTTCACTACCACCAAAATCGTCTAACGGGGAAAATTTGCATACATGCATCACACTGGGAATTGGACTCATGCTGATGCTGGTTTAG